Proteins encoded in a region of the Pieris brassicae chromosome 3, ilPieBrab1.1, whole genome shotgun sequence genome:
- the LOC123707252 gene encoding dipeptidyl peptidase 3 isoform X1 — protein sequence MFRSIVNLCRCRRDCANSYLNKYKRYCSKAPMLNTNKPVKLINAMDRSHFLLPNNQRFVELDSSQAFENLTKQEKLYAHYLSQAAWNGGLIVLMQTSPESPKIFSLLHRVFLEEPLENLKQSALKAGVSEDDFQAFLVYAGGVFANSGNYKGFGDTKFIPNLSKESFESVVKASKAFENDSTHITKLLQKTQTAIYSIAPRLTSLGLAEKGVTTYFSSNCTEEDSNLVNDWMKTKLIEAYVCRTFKTVAEDGLPLYTIHLASVESSPKAGLTMEKEKYKNAYFQVTRGDYSPLLKLASENLTKAVDFAANDNEKNMLRHYVNSFNEGDLNEHKEGSRFWIRDKGPIIETYQGFIETYRDPSGQRGEFEGFVAMVNKEMSKKFGDLVDGAERFIKLLPWGQDLEKDTFLRPDFTSLDVLTFSGSGIPAGINIPNYDEIRQNEGFKNVSLGNVIPAAYKESVIPFLSDGDKQLLEKYRVAAFEVQVGLHELLGHGSGKLLRQNADGTFNFDKEKVKNPLTGKNIESWYTEGETYDSKFTTLGSAFEECRAEAVGLYLSLDQEILKIFGYEGQEAEDVTYVNWLSLLWNGAAKATEMFQPTTDTWLQAHARARFVIMRLLEVEGDGLLTVTETEPGRNLLLNLQKDRLHTDGKKIIGDFLVKLQTIKATGDFSAGEQLFQKYSRLEAPWNRWRDIVLLHKQPRNIFVQPNTVAKGEDVKLTRYPATAEGMVTSWVQRFPNSKVDDILERLAENDSKYFSEVEKIAE from the exons ATGTTCCGTTCTATTGTTAACTTGTGTAGGTGCCGGCGTGATTGTGCTAATTcatatcttaataaatacaaacgaTACTGCTCAAAAGCTCCAATGTTGAACACAAATAAACCTGTAAAGCTGATTAATG CCATGGACAGATCGCATTTTCTGTTACCAAACAATCAAAGGTTTGTGGAATTGGACAGCTCTCAAGCTTTTGAAAATTTGACTAAACAAGAAAAACTATATGCTCATTACTTAAGTCAG GCTGCATGGAATGGAGGTCTGATTGTCCTTATGCAAACCAGCCCGGAAtctccaaaaatattttcattactaCATAGAGTTTTCTTGGAAGAGCCTTTGGAGAACCTCAAGCAATCAGCTTTGAAAGCAGGTGTTTCAGAAGATGATTTTCAA GCATTTCTAGTATATGCTGGAGGAGTATTTGCTAATAGTGGGAATTACAAAGGTTTTGGTGATACAAAATTCATTCCAAATCTATCTAAAGAATCCTTTGAGTCAGTTGTTAAAGCATCCAAGGCATTTGAAAATGACAGCACACATATTACAAAGTTATTGCAAAAGACACAAACTGCTATCTACAGTATAGCCCCAAGATTAACTAGTCTTGGCCTTGCTGAAAAg ggAGTTACCACATACTTTTCAAGTAACTGCACAGAGGAAGACTCTAATTTGGTCAATGACTGGATGAAAACCAAACTAATTGAAGCATATGTCTGCAGAACTTTCAAAACAGTTGCAGAGGATGGAT TACCACTATACACCATCCATCTGGCCAGTGTAGAATCATCACCTAAAGCAGGACTGACAATGGAAAaggagaaatataaaaatgcctACTTCCAAGTCACCCGTGGTGATTATTCGCCTCTTCTCAAATTGGCTTCCGAAAACCTCACAAAAGCTGTCGACTTCGCTGCCAAcgataatgaaaaaaatatgttgaggcattatgtaaatagttttaacgAAGGTGATTTGAATGAACATAAAGAAGGAAGCAGATTTTGGATTAGAGATAAGGGACCTATTATTGAAac ATACCAGGGATTCATCGAAACCTACCGCGACCCAAGCGGTCAGCGGGGAGAATTCGAAGGATTTGTGGCGATGGTGAATAAGGAGATGTCTAAGAAATTTGGTGATTTAGTCGATGGTGCTGAAAG gTTTATCAAGTTGTTGCCCTGGGGCCAAGATTTGGAAAAAGATACCTTCCTGAGACCTGACTTTACTAGCCTTGACGTTCTTACATTCTCTGGAAGTGGCATTCCAGCTGGCATTAACATTCCAAACT ATGACGAGATCCGGCAGAACGAAGGCTTCAAGAACGTGTCGCTAGGCAACGTGATTCCGGCCGCTTACAAGGAGTCGGTCATTCCTTTCCTCAGCGACGGAGACAAGCAACTGCTGGAGAAGTATCGGGTTGCCGCCTTTGAG GTTCAAGTTGGCCTTCACGAGTTATTGGGCCACGGCAGCGGTAAGCTGCTAAGGCAAAACGCTGACGGCACCTTCAACTTCGACAAGGAGAAAGTCAAGAATCCCCTGACAG GCAAGAACATAGAGTCGTGGTACACGGAAGGCGAGACCTACGACAGCAAGTTCACAACCCTCGGCTCCGCCTTCGAGGAGTGCAGGGCGGAGGCCGTCGGACTGTATCTGTCTCTCGACCAGGAAATATTAAA AATCTTCGGTTACGAAGGCCAAGAGGCGGAAGACGTGACGTACGTGAATTGGCTGAGTCTTTTGTGGAACGGGGCCGCCAAAGCGACCGAGATGTTCCAACCCACGACCGACACGTGGCTGCAG gcACACGCTCGCGCTCGGTTCGTGATAATGCGTCTATTGGAGGTGGAGGGCGATGGCCTATTAACGGTGACGGAGACGGAGCCCGGCAGGAACCTGCTGCTCAATCTGCAGAAAGACCGTCTCCACACCGACGGCAAGAAGATTATTG GCGACTTTTTGGTGAAGCTGCAAACGATAAAGGCAACGGGTGACTTTTCGGCGGGAGAGCAGCTGTTCCAGAAGTACAGTCGCCTTGAAGCGCCGTGGAACCGCTGGAGAGACATTGTTCTGTTGCACAAACAGCCCCGAAACATATTTGTACAGCCCAATACTGTCGCTAAAG gtGAGGACGTGAAGCTAACACGTTATCCGGCGACAGCCGAAGGCATGGTGACGTCGTGGGTCCAACGTTTCCCCAATTCAAAGGTCGATGATATTTTGGAGAGATTGGCCGAGAACGACAGTAAATATTTCTCGGAAGTAGAGAAAATCGCCGAATAA
- the LOC123707252 gene encoding dipeptidyl peptidase 3 isoform X2, translated as MDRSHFLLPNNQRFVELDSSQAFENLTKQEKLYAHYLSQAAWNGGLIVLMQTSPESPKIFSLLHRVFLEEPLENLKQSALKAGVSEDDFQAFLVYAGGVFANSGNYKGFGDTKFIPNLSKESFESVVKASKAFENDSTHITKLLQKTQTAIYSIAPRLTSLGLAEKGVTTYFSSNCTEEDSNLVNDWMKTKLIEAYVCRTFKTVAEDGLPLYTIHLASVESSPKAGLTMEKEKYKNAYFQVTRGDYSPLLKLASENLTKAVDFAANDNEKNMLRHYVNSFNEGDLNEHKEGSRFWIRDKGPIIETYQGFIETYRDPSGQRGEFEGFVAMVNKEMSKKFGDLVDGAERFIKLLPWGQDLEKDTFLRPDFTSLDVLTFSGSGIPAGINIPNYDEIRQNEGFKNVSLGNVIPAAYKESVIPFLSDGDKQLLEKYRVAAFEVQVGLHELLGHGSGKLLRQNADGTFNFDKEKVKNPLTGKNIESWYTEGETYDSKFTTLGSAFEECRAEAVGLYLSLDQEILKIFGYEGQEAEDVTYVNWLSLLWNGAAKATEMFQPTTDTWLQAHARARFVIMRLLEVEGDGLLTVTETEPGRNLLLNLQKDRLHTDGKKIIGDFLVKLQTIKATGDFSAGEQLFQKYSRLEAPWNRWRDIVLLHKQPRNIFVQPNTVAKGEDVKLTRYPATAEGMVTSWVQRFPNSKVDDILERLAENDSKYFSEVEKIAE; from the exons ATGGACAGATCGCATTTTCTGTTACCAAACAATCAAAGGTTTGTGGAATTGGACAGCTCTCAAGCTTTTGAAAATTTGACTAAACAAGAAAAACTATATGCTCATTACTTAAGTCAG GCTGCATGGAATGGAGGTCTGATTGTCCTTATGCAAACCAGCCCGGAAtctccaaaaatattttcattactaCATAGAGTTTTCTTGGAAGAGCCTTTGGAGAACCTCAAGCAATCAGCTTTGAAAGCAGGTGTTTCAGAAGATGATTTTCAA GCATTTCTAGTATATGCTGGAGGAGTATTTGCTAATAGTGGGAATTACAAAGGTTTTGGTGATACAAAATTCATTCCAAATCTATCTAAAGAATCCTTTGAGTCAGTTGTTAAAGCATCCAAGGCATTTGAAAATGACAGCACACATATTACAAAGTTATTGCAAAAGACACAAACTGCTATCTACAGTATAGCCCCAAGATTAACTAGTCTTGGCCTTGCTGAAAAg ggAGTTACCACATACTTTTCAAGTAACTGCACAGAGGAAGACTCTAATTTGGTCAATGACTGGATGAAAACCAAACTAATTGAAGCATATGTCTGCAGAACTTTCAAAACAGTTGCAGAGGATGGAT TACCACTATACACCATCCATCTGGCCAGTGTAGAATCATCACCTAAAGCAGGACTGACAATGGAAAaggagaaatataaaaatgcctACTTCCAAGTCACCCGTGGTGATTATTCGCCTCTTCTCAAATTGGCTTCCGAAAACCTCACAAAAGCTGTCGACTTCGCTGCCAAcgataatgaaaaaaatatgttgaggcattatgtaaatagttttaacgAAGGTGATTTGAATGAACATAAAGAAGGAAGCAGATTTTGGATTAGAGATAAGGGACCTATTATTGAAac ATACCAGGGATTCATCGAAACCTACCGCGACCCAAGCGGTCAGCGGGGAGAATTCGAAGGATTTGTGGCGATGGTGAATAAGGAGATGTCTAAGAAATTTGGTGATTTAGTCGATGGTGCTGAAAG gTTTATCAAGTTGTTGCCCTGGGGCCAAGATTTGGAAAAAGATACCTTCCTGAGACCTGACTTTACTAGCCTTGACGTTCTTACATTCTCTGGAAGTGGCATTCCAGCTGGCATTAACATTCCAAACT ATGACGAGATCCGGCAGAACGAAGGCTTCAAGAACGTGTCGCTAGGCAACGTGATTCCGGCCGCTTACAAGGAGTCGGTCATTCCTTTCCTCAGCGACGGAGACAAGCAACTGCTGGAGAAGTATCGGGTTGCCGCCTTTGAG GTTCAAGTTGGCCTTCACGAGTTATTGGGCCACGGCAGCGGTAAGCTGCTAAGGCAAAACGCTGACGGCACCTTCAACTTCGACAAGGAGAAAGTCAAGAATCCCCTGACAG GCAAGAACATAGAGTCGTGGTACACGGAAGGCGAGACCTACGACAGCAAGTTCACAACCCTCGGCTCCGCCTTCGAGGAGTGCAGGGCGGAGGCCGTCGGACTGTATCTGTCTCTCGACCAGGAAATATTAAA AATCTTCGGTTACGAAGGCCAAGAGGCGGAAGACGTGACGTACGTGAATTGGCTGAGTCTTTTGTGGAACGGGGCCGCCAAAGCGACCGAGATGTTCCAACCCACGACCGACACGTGGCTGCAG gcACACGCTCGCGCTCGGTTCGTGATAATGCGTCTATTGGAGGTGGAGGGCGATGGCCTATTAACGGTGACGGAGACGGAGCCCGGCAGGAACCTGCTGCTCAATCTGCAGAAAGACCGTCTCCACACCGACGGCAAGAAGATTATTG GCGACTTTTTGGTGAAGCTGCAAACGATAAAGGCAACGGGTGACTTTTCGGCGGGAGAGCAGCTGTTCCAGAAGTACAGTCGCCTTGAAGCGCCGTGGAACCGCTGGAGAGACATTGTTCTGTTGCACAAACAGCCCCGAAACATATTTGTACAGCCCAATACTGTCGCTAAAG gtGAGGACGTGAAGCTAACACGTTATCCGGCGACAGCCGAAGGCATGGTGACGTCGTGGGTCCAACGTTTCCCCAATTCAAAGGTCGATGATATTTTGGAGAGATTGGCCGAGAACGACAGTAAATATTTCTCGGAAGTAGAGAAAATCGCCGAATAA